In Populus alba chromosome 1, ASM523922v2, whole genome shotgun sequence, a single window of DNA contains:
- the LOC118046946 gene encoding outer envelope protein 39, chloroplastic isoform X2 gives MGAQESVHAGKAKIDANVDFTHKLCAALRLPSLRSTGSPLSLIIGSLCIKHPNLFGGSEKLDVSWDKGLYDSNVIIAFRRPRPEWLSQKCFVIQHSFSPEIGVHGIPIDNFSRSGSGGVNLSRISAGLDRNEPATSDWSSTTSIKFEHVQIVNDSWRSITRDIDGFPLTRSGSPHDNMVVLKQESQYAKANDHSFYRFRMQIEQGIPILSKWLIFNKFKFIATKGVKLGPSFLLASLAGGSIVGDMAPYQAFAIGGLGSVRGYGEGAVGSGRSCLVANSELTFPLNKMLDGAFFLDFGTDLRSACLVPVQFWSFRKSSNEAGQTGIRSWAWIWPSFQVSDWSFYG, from the exons ATGGGAGCTCAAGAGAGCGTCCATGCTGGAAAAG CCAAGATTGATGCGAATGTTGATTTCACTCACAAGCTATGTGCTGCTTTGAGGCTTCCTTCTCTCAG GAGCACTGGAAGTCCTCTTTCTCTGATAATTGGGAG TCTTTGCATCAAACACCCCAATTTATTTGGTGGAAGTGAGAAGCTTGATGTATCATGGGATAAGGGGCTCTATGATTCAAATGTCATAATAGCTTTTAGAAGGCCAAGACCTGAGTGGCTTTCTcaaaaatgttttgttattcAG CATTCCTTTTCACCTGAAATTGGGGTCCACGGTATACCAATTGACAATTTCTCTCGTTCTGGGAGCGGAGGTGTAAATTTGTCTCGAATATCTGCTGGTTTGGATAGAAATGAGCCTGCAACTTCTGATTGGAGCAGCACCACCAGTATCAAATTTGAG CATGTACAAATAGTGAATGATAGTTGGCGCTCTATAACCAGGGACATTGATGGGTTCCCATTGACACGCAG TGGCAGTCCCCATGACAACATGGTAGTTTTGAAGCAAGAGTCTCAATATGCAAAAGCAAATGATCACAGTTTTTATCGG TTTAGAATGCAAATTGAACAAGGGATTCCTATTCTATCAAAGTGGCTAATCTTTAACAAGTTCAAGTTTATTGCAACAAAAGGAGTCAAACTTGGACCATCATTTTTATTGGCAAG CCTGGCAGGTGGTTCCATTGTAGGGGACATGGCTCCTTACCAAGCATTTGCAATTGGAGGGCTTGGTAGTGTACGAGGATATGGTGAGGGTGCTGTTGGATCTGGGAGATCATGTCTGGTTGCAAATAGTGAATTGACATTTCCTTTG AATAAGATGTTGGACGGTGCTTTTTTCTTGGACTTTGGAACCGATTTGAGATCTGCTTGTCTTGTACCTG TTCAATTTTGGAGTTTCAGGAAATCCAGCAATGAGGCAGGGCAAACCGGGATCCGGAGTTGGGCTTGGATATGGCCTTCGTTTCAAGTCTCCGATTGGTCATTTTATGGTTAA
- the LOC118046946 gene encoding outer envelope protein 39, chloroplastic isoform X1, which translates to MGAQESVHAGKAKIDANVDFTHKLCAALRLPSLRSTGSPLSLIIGSLCIKHPNLFGGSEKLDVSWDKGLYDSNVIIAFRRPRPEWLSQKCFVIQHSFSPEIGVHGIPIDNFSRSGSGGVNLSRISAGLDRNEPATSDWSSTTSIKFEHVQIVNDSWRSITRDIDGFPLTRSGSPHDNMVVLKQESQYAKANDHSFYRFRMQIEQGIPILSKWLIFNKFKFIATKGVKLGPSFLLASLAGGSIVGDMAPYQAFAIGGLGSVRGYGEGAVGSGRSCLVANSELTFPLNKMLDGAFFLDFGTDLRSACLVPGNPAMRQGKPGSGVGLGYGLRFKSPIGHFMVNHAINDFQQRTVYFGISNLI; encoded by the exons ATGGGAGCTCAAGAGAGCGTCCATGCTGGAAAAG CCAAGATTGATGCGAATGTTGATTTCACTCACAAGCTATGTGCTGCTTTGAGGCTTCCTTCTCTCAG GAGCACTGGAAGTCCTCTTTCTCTGATAATTGGGAG TCTTTGCATCAAACACCCCAATTTATTTGGTGGAAGTGAGAAGCTTGATGTATCATGGGATAAGGGGCTCTATGATTCAAATGTCATAATAGCTTTTAGAAGGCCAAGACCTGAGTGGCTTTCTcaaaaatgttttgttattcAG CATTCCTTTTCACCTGAAATTGGGGTCCACGGTATACCAATTGACAATTTCTCTCGTTCTGGGAGCGGAGGTGTAAATTTGTCTCGAATATCTGCTGGTTTGGATAGAAATGAGCCTGCAACTTCTGATTGGAGCAGCACCACCAGTATCAAATTTGAG CATGTACAAATAGTGAATGATAGTTGGCGCTCTATAACCAGGGACATTGATGGGTTCCCATTGACACGCAG TGGCAGTCCCCATGACAACATGGTAGTTTTGAAGCAAGAGTCTCAATATGCAAAAGCAAATGATCACAGTTTTTATCGG TTTAGAATGCAAATTGAACAAGGGATTCCTATTCTATCAAAGTGGCTAATCTTTAACAAGTTCAAGTTTATTGCAACAAAAGGAGTCAAACTTGGACCATCATTTTTATTGGCAAG CCTGGCAGGTGGTTCCATTGTAGGGGACATGGCTCCTTACCAAGCATTTGCAATTGGAGGGCTTGGTAGTGTACGAGGATATGGTGAGGGTGCTGTTGGATCTGGGAGATCATGTCTGGTTGCAAATAGTGAATTGACATTTCCTTTG AATAAGATGTTGGACGGTGCTTTTTTCTTGGACTTTGGAACCGATTTGAGATCTGCTTGTCTTGTACCTG GAAATCCAGCAATGAGGCAGGGCAAACCGGGATCCGGAGTTGGGCTTGGATATGGCCTTCGTTTCAAGTCTCCGATTGGTCATTTTATGGTTAACCATGCCATCAATGATTTCCAACAAAGAACTGTTTACTTTGGCATCAGCAATCTCATCTGA